One genomic segment of Lysobacter sp. 5GHs7-4 includes these proteins:
- a CDS encoding polyhydroxyalkanoic acid system family protein produces MSSIDIRHDHSLTPAKARKAVEEVAEKLAERFGIEYDWAGDTLNFARSGVDGKIALGAKQLRVTASLGFLLGALKGPIESEIRRVLDERFK; encoded by the coding sequence ATGTCGAGCATCGATATCCGCCACGATCATTCGCTGACGCCGGCCAAGGCCCGCAAGGCCGTCGAAGAGGTGGCGGAAAAGCTGGCCGAACGCTTCGGCATCGAATACGACTGGGCCGGCGACACCCTCAACTTCGCCCGCAGCGGCGTCGACGGCAAGATCGCGCTGGGCGCCAAGCAACTGCGCGTGACCGCCAGCCTGGGCTTCCTGCTGGGGGCGCTCAAGGGCCCGATCGAGAGCGAGATCCGGCGCGTGCTGGACGAGCGATTTAAGTAA
- a CDS encoding FHA domain-containing protein: MHAIGRDTDGRTALVRDGGDAVAQVCVDRRGVWLQVREGVRGLHVNGRPVRRMAMLRAGDAIFIDGVELLLLAGEPTPAPVDYGFGEAPESRLVIRGIAGPHHGRCYTLDKPRTIGRASECDIRVDDASFAERHARLEAHADGVVLRDMGSVEGSVVNGRPVRSALLRPGDQLVLESQHRFVIEAPSRGIGNEPAPALHPVEFEAEERARPAAALPSSVRRMPWLLLAATLLAAALSLLLLYGVR; encoded by the coding sequence GTGCATGCGATTGGCCGCGACACCGACGGTCGCACCGCCCTGGTCCGCGACGGCGGCGACGCGGTCGCGCAAGTGTGCGTGGACCGCCGCGGCGTCTGGCTGCAGGTGCGCGAAGGCGTGCGCGGACTGCACGTCAACGGCCGCCCGGTGCGGCGCATGGCGATGCTGCGCGCGGGCGATGCGATCTTCATCGACGGGGTCGAACTGCTGCTGCTGGCCGGCGAGCCGACGCCGGCGCCGGTGGACTACGGCTTCGGCGAAGCGCCGGAGAGCCGCCTGGTGATCCGCGGCATCGCCGGCCCGCACCACGGACGCTGCTACACGCTGGACAAGCCGCGCACCATCGGCCGCGCCAGCGAATGCGACATCCGCGTCGACGACGCGTCCTTCGCCGAACGCCACGCCCGTCTGGAGGCGCACGCCGACGGCGTGGTCCTGCGCGACATGGGCTCGGTCGAGGGCAGCGTGGTCAACGGCCGCCCGGTGCGCAGCGCGCTGCTGCGGCCGGGCGATCAACTGGTGCTGGAATCGCAGCACCGTTTCGTGATCGAGGCGCCCAGCCGCGGCATCGGCAACGAGCCGGCGCCGGCCCTGCACCCGGTCGAGTTCGAGGCCGAGGAACGCGCGCGTCCGGCCGCGGCGCTGCCGTCGTCGGTGCGGCGCATGCCCTGGCTGCTGCTCGCCGCCACCTTGCTGGCCGCCGCGCTCAGCCTGCTGCTGCTGTACGGCGTGCGCTGA
- the msrQ gene encoding protein-methionine-sulfoxide reductase heme-binding subunit MsrQ, whose amino-acid sequence MIAAKTVVHLLALTPAAILAWQIRAEFLTGDGGLGADPVAEIEHRLGLWALRLLLLTLAITPLRQLSGQPVLLRFRRLLGLYAFFYASLHLAAYLVLDLRGYWTQIFEEILKRPYITVGFLAWLLLVPLAITSTQAMMRRLGRLWGRLHQLIYAIAVLAVLHFWWLVKSDIREPLLYAAVLALLLGWRAWKKLRALSARRTAAAG is encoded by the coding sequence ATGATCGCGGCCAAGACTGTCGTCCACTTGCTGGCGCTGACGCCCGCGGCGATCCTGGCCTGGCAGATCCGCGCCGAATTCCTCACCGGCGACGGCGGCCTGGGCGCCGACCCGGTGGCCGAGATCGAACACCGGCTGGGCCTGTGGGCGCTGCGCCTGCTGCTGCTGACGCTGGCGATCACGCCGCTGCGCCAGCTCAGCGGCCAGCCGGTGCTGCTCCGCTTCCGCCGCCTGCTCGGCCTGTATGCGTTCTTCTACGCCAGCCTGCATCTGGCCGCGTATCTGGTGCTGGACTTGCGCGGGTATTGGACGCAGATCTTCGAGGAAATCCTCAAGCGCCCCTACATCACCGTCGGTTTCCTGGCCTGGCTGCTGCTGGTGCCGCTGGCGATCACCTCGACCCAGGCGATGATGCGCCGGCTGGGACGGCTGTGGGGCCGGCTGCACCAGCTGATCTACGCGATCGCCGTGTTGGCCGTGCTGCACTTCTGGTGGCTGGTGAAATCCGACATCCGCGAGCCGCTGCTGTACGCGGCGGTCCTGGCCCTGCTGCTGGGCTGGCGCGCGTGGAAGAAGCTACGCGCGCTCAGCGCACGCCGTACAGCAGCAGCAGGCTGA
- the msrP gene encoding protein-methionine-sulfoxide reductase catalytic subunit MsrP, with protein sequence MALRDAFTLPAREITDEAVYRERRRLLAAFAAAPALGLAGCADAEPPAAPKTAITPAQAASGFRTDETLTRYEDVSSYNNYYEFGTGKADPARARKTLRTKPWTVAVGGACAKPGRLSLDDLIKGLTPQERIYRLRCVEGWSMVIPWLGVPLGEVLKRFQPTSKAKYVAFTTLADPKQMPGLAYPALDWPYREGLRIDEAMHPLTLLATGLYGKPLPQQNGAPLRLVVPWKYGFKSIKSIVAITFVEKMPFTSWNDAQSSEYGFFSNVNPNVDHPRWTQKSERRIAGTASKLFAERVPTRLFNGYGDQVASMYAGMNLKQWF encoded by the coding sequence ATGGCATTGCGCGACGCTTTCACGCTTCCCGCCCGCGAGATCACCGACGAGGCCGTCTACCGCGAACGCCGGCGCCTGCTGGCCGCGTTCGCCGCCGCGCCCGCGCTGGGCCTGGCCGGCTGCGCCGACGCCGAGCCGCCGGCGGCGCCCAAGACCGCGATCACGCCCGCGCAGGCGGCCTCTGGCTTCCGCACCGACGAGACCCTGACCCGCTACGAGGACGTCAGCAGCTACAACAATTACTACGAGTTCGGCACCGGCAAGGCCGACCCCGCCCGGGCCCGCAAAACCCTGCGCACCAAGCCCTGGACGGTCGCCGTCGGCGGCGCCTGCGCCAAGCCCGGCCGGCTGTCGCTGGACGATCTGATCAAGGGCCTGACGCCGCAGGAGCGCATCTACCGCCTGCGCTGCGTGGAAGGCTGGTCGATGGTGATCCCCTGGCTGGGCGTACCGCTGGGTGAGGTGCTCAAGCGCTTCCAACCCACCTCCAAGGCCAAGTACGTGGCCTTCACCACCCTGGCCGATCCCAAGCAGATGCCCGGCCTGGCCTACCCCGCGCTGGACTGGCCCTACCGCGAGGGCCTGCGCATCGACGAGGCCATGCACCCGCTGACCCTGCTGGCCACCGGCCTGTACGGCAAGCCGCTGCCGCAACAGAACGGCGCGCCCTTGCGGCTGGTGGTGCCGTGGAAGTACGGCTTCAAGAGCATCAAGTCCATCGTCGCGATCACCTTCGTCGAGAAGATGCCGTTCACCAGTTGGAACGACGCCCAATCCAGCGAATATGGCTTTTTCTCCAACGTGAACCCCAACGTCGACCACCCGCGCTGGACCCAGAAGAGCGAACGCCGCATCGCCGGCACCGCCAGCAAGCTGTTCGCCGAGCGCGTGCCGACCCGGCTGTTCAACGGCTACGGCGACCAGGTCGCGTCGATGTACGCCGGCATGAACCTCAAGCAATGGTTCTGA
- the serC gene encoding 3-phosphoserine/phosphohydroxythreonine transaminase has protein sequence MSRAFNFSAGPATLPESVLQQAQAEMLDWHGVGASIVELSHRGPEFLQVAQEAEADLRTLMSIPQDYAVLFLQGGATTQQALIALNFAAPGQTVDYAVTGHWGKTALKQVKPYVDAKVVANGEAGGFRDIPAYGEWQLSKDAAYVHYTANETIHGVEFRDIPDTGDVPLVGDFSSSIVSEPLDVSKFGIIYAGAQKNLGPVGVSVLIVRRDLLERAGQPRAEILDYRAHVKGESMLNTPPTWNWYLAGLVFKWMIAQGGVSEFAQRNARKSALLYQTIDHSGGFYRNEVAVGARSRMNVPFFLKDEALDKPFLKEAEAAGLISLKGHRALGGMRASIYNAMPEEGVQALAAFMRDFAARHG, from the coding sequence ATGTCCCGCGCGTTCAACTTCAGTGCCGGCCCCGCGACCCTGCCCGAATCCGTCCTCCAGCAGGCCCAGGCCGAAATGCTGGACTGGCACGGCGTCGGCGCCTCGATCGTCGAGTTGAGCCACCGCGGGCCGGAGTTCCTGCAGGTCGCCCAGGAGGCCGAGGCCGACCTGCGCACGCTGATGTCGATTCCGCAGGATTACGCGGTGCTGTTCCTGCAGGGCGGCGCCACCACCCAGCAGGCCCTGATCGCGCTCAACTTCGCCGCGCCCGGCCAGACCGTGGATTACGCCGTGACCGGCCATTGGGGCAAGACCGCGCTCAAGCAGGTCAAGCCCTATGTCGACGCCAAGGTGGTCGCCAACGGCGAAGCCGGCGGCTTCCGCGACATCCCGGCCTATGGCGAGTGGCAGCTGTCCAAGGACGCCGCCTACGTCCACTACACCGCCAACGAGACCATCCACGGCGTCGAGTTCCGCGACATTCCCGATACCGGCGACGTGCCGCTGGTGGGCGACTTCAGCTCCAGCATCGTGTCCGAGCCGCTGGACGTGTCCAAGTTCGGCATCATCTATGCCGGCGCGCAGAAGAACCTGGGCCCGGTCGGCGTGAGCGTGCTGATCGTGCGCCGCGACCTGCTCGAACGCGCCGGCCAGCCGCGCGCCGAGATCCTCGACTACCGCGCCCACGTCAAGGGCGAGTCCATGCTCAACACGCCGCCGACCTGGAACTGGTACCTGGCCGGCCTAGTGTTCAAGTGGATGATCGCGCAGGGCGGCGTGAGCGAATTCGCGCAGCGCAACGCGCGCAAGTCGGCGCTGCTGTACCAGACCATCGACCACTCCGGCGGCTTCTACCGCAACGAGGTCGCCGTTGGCGCGCGCTCGCGCATGAACGTGCCGTTCTTCCTCAAGGACGAGGCGCTGGACAAGCCGTTCCTGAAGGAGGCCGAGGCCGCCGGCCTGATTTCGCTCAAGGGCCACCGCGCCCTGGGCGGCATGCGCGCCTCGATCTACAACGCGATGCCGGAAGAGGGCGTGCAGGCGCTGGCCGCTTTCATGCGCGATTTCGCGGCCAGGCACGGCTGA
- the hisC gene encoding histidinol-phosphate transaminase: protein MSAAASSTAAAPAYDEAWFATRAQAGVQRLRAYDPGHDLVALRRRFGAEQLVELGSNENPYGPSPRAKEAVLAQLDQLHRYPDPLGADLKRALAAKHGVTTAQILLGNGSHELLMQLAQVYAGPGDEVVFSRYGFAVFALATQAAGASMRIVEALPRDAAMPAGHDLDAIAAAVGPATRLVYVANPNNPTGTWFGRDALRAFLAKLPAETIVVLDEAYAEMADAPDFGSAVELLATHPNLAVTRTFSKAYGLAGLRVGYLLAAPGLVAVMERLRESFNVNGPALAACEAALADEAHLASACARNAEQRAALSAALGERGLRVFPSQTNFVLVEFGADTARIEAELIARGVVLRPMGGYGLGDCLRITVGDADENRRLLAALDAVRA, encoded by the coding sequence GTGAGCGCGGCTGCGTCTTCCACCGCGGCGGCGCCGGCGTACGACGAGGCCTGGTTCGCCACGCGCGCGCAGGCCGGCGTGCAGCGCCTGCGCGCCTACGACCCCGGCCACGACCTGGTGGCGCTGCGGCGCCGCTTCGGCGCCGAGCAACTGGTCGAACTGGGGTCCAACGAGAATCCCTACGGCCCGTCGCCGCGCGCGAAGGAAGCCGTGCTGGCGCAGCTGGATCAACTGCATCGCTATCCCGATCCGCTGGGCGCCGATCTCAAGCGCGCGTTGGCGGCCAAACACGGCGTGACGACCGCGCAGATCCTGCTCGGCAACGGCTCGCACGAACTGCTGATGCAGCTGGCGCAGGTGTACGCCGGGCCGGGCGACGAAGTGGTGTTCTCGCGTTACGGCTTCGCCGTGTTCGCGCTGGCCACGCAGGCCGCCGGCGCCAGCATGCGCATCGTCGAGGCGCTGCCGCGCGACGCGGCGATGCCGGCCGGCCACGACCTGGACGCGATCGCCGCGGCGGTCGGACCGGCCACGCGGCTGGTGTACGTGGCCAATCCGAACAACCCGACCGGCACCTGGTTCGGCCGCGATGCGCTGCGCGCGTTCCTGGCCAAGCTGCCGGCCGAAACCATCGTGGTGCTGGACGAGGCCTACGCGGAGATGGCCGATGCGCCGGATTTCGGCAGCGCGGTCGAGCTGCTGGCCACCCATCCCAACCTCGCCGTCACCCGCACCTTCAGCAAGGCCTACGGCCTGGCCGGCCTGCGCGTGGGCTACCTGCTGGCGGCGCCGGGGCTGGTGGCGGTGATGGAACGCCTGCGCGAGAGCTTCAACGTCAACGGCCCGGCGCTGGCCGCCTGCGAGGCCGCGCTGGCCGACGAGGCGCATCTGGCCTCGGCCTGCGCACGCAACGCCGAACAGCGCGCCGCGTTGAGCGCGGCGCTGGGCGAACGCGGCCTGCGCGTGTTTCCGTCGCAGACCAACTTCGTCCTGGTCGAATTCGGCGCCGACACCGCGCGCATCGAAGCGGAACTGATCGCGCGTGGCGTGGTGCTGCGGCCGATGGGCGGCTACGGCCTGGGCGATTGCCTGCGCATCACCGTCGGCGACGCCGACGAGAACCGTCGCCTGCTCGCCGCGCTGGACGCGGTGCGCGCATGA
- the aroA gene encoding 3-phosphoshikimate 1-carboxyvinyltransferase: MSARQDWIAASGAPLRGSVRVPGDKSVSHRAVMLGALAEGVTRVTGFLEGEDTRATARVFERLGVRIETPSASERIVHGVGLHGLRASAEALDCGNAGTGMRLLAGVLAGQGFDSVLIGDESLSKRPMRRVTEPLAAMGARIDSQDGGLPPLRIHGGRSLQGIDYTLPVASAQVKSALLLAGLYAQGETVVREPHPTRDYTERMLAAFGWPIEFSPGYARLSGGHALHATQVAVPADFSSAAFFLVAASVVPGSELHLQAVGMNPRRTGLLAALRLMGADIAEENAREEGGEPVADLRVRYAPLHGIDVPQALVPDMIDEFPALFVAAACAQGRSRISGAAELRVKESDRIATMAQGLRILGAQIEETPDGAIIEGGALHGGAVDSHGDHRIAMSFAVAAQRAHGEVHIRDVENVATSFPGFDALARGCGLELRTAFGL, from the coding sequence ATGAGCGCGCGCCAGGACTGGATCGCCGCGTCCGGCGCGCCGCTGCGCGGCAGCGTGCGCGTGCCGGGCGACAAATCGGTCTCGCACCGCGCGGTGATGCTGGGCGCGCTGGCCGAGGGCGTCACGCGTGTTACCGGTTTTCTCGAAGGCGAGGACACCCGCGCCACCGCGCGCGTGTTCGAGCGCCTGGGCGTGCGCATCGAAACGCCCAGCGCCAGCGAACGCATCGTCCACGGCGTCGGCCTGCACGGCTTGCGCGCCAGCGCCGAGGCGTTGGATTGCGGCAACGCCGGCACCGGCATGCGCCTGCTCGCCGGCGTGCTGGCGGGGCAGGGCTTCGATTCGGTGCTGATCGGCGACGAATCGCTGTCCAAGCGGCCGATGCGGCGCGTGACCGAGCCGCTGGCGGCGATGGGCGCGCGCATCGACAGCCAGGACGGCGGCCTGCCGCCGTTGCGCATCCACGGCGGCCGTTCGCTGCAGGGCATCGACTACACGCTGCCGGTGGCCAGCGCGCAGGTGAAGTCGGCGCTGCTGCTGGCCGGCCTGTATGCGCAGGGCGAGACCGTGGTGCGCGAGCCGCATCCCACCCGCGACTACACCGAGCGCATGCTGGCCGCGTTCGGCTGGCCGATCGAATTCTCGCCCGGCTATGCGCGCCTTAGCGGCGGTCATGCGCTGCACGCGACGCAGGTGGCGGTGCCGGCGGACTTTTCCTCGGCCGCGTTCTTCCTGGTCGCGGCCAGCGTGGTGCCGGGTTCGGAACTGCACCTGCAGGCGGTGGGCATGAACCCGCGCCGCACCGGCCTGCTGGCGGCATTGCGCCTGATGGGCGCCGACATCGCCGAGGAAAACGCGCGCGAGGAGGGCGGCGAACCGGTCGCCGATCTGCGCGTGCGCTACGCGCCGCTGCACGGCATCGACGTGCCGCAGGCGCTGGTGCCGGACATGATCGACGAGTTCCCGGCGCTGTTCGTGGCCGCGGCTTGCGCGCAGGGACGCAGCCGGATTTCCGGCGCGGCCGAGCTGCGCGTGAAGGAGTCGGACCGGATCGCGACGATGGCACAAGGTTTACGCATTCTTGGTGCGCAAATCGAGGAGACGCCCGACGGAGCCATTATCGAAGGCGGTGCCTTGCACGGCGGCGCGGTCGACAGCCACGGCGACCACCGCATTGCGATGAGCTTCGCTGTGGCGGCGCAGCGCGCGCACGGCGAAGTGCATATTCGTGACGTAGAAAATGTGGCTACTTCCTTCCCCGGCTTCGATGCCTTGGCGCGCGGCTGCGGTTTGGAACTGCGAACCGCGTTTGGTTTGTAG
- a CDS encoding O-antigen ligase family protein produces MTERALRAPSQVGAAAPRAADTGYSDADGLSPWMRRVALFALSYQAFFALTDIGLYLRPELGAGVLLLLLCCAGRRPWRELAAQPAVRALALLVAFVIAQAVYAAVSVAPSIPLSAQLSTAGKLVRLAVFTCVTGWWLSLLPRAIPRLVMLMGAGLLLSVLIYLPWTQGAALWSGRLRPELGIQENLSGQLAAMGGWLALCLSMALWARRRERGRGLALAAALFAYVGCFCLLLFSQSRGAWLAFAAIVPLVVLGLLWHLHRARQGLGAMLPVLVAAAISLLLLYAARDLIALRFAGTETVVSEAQQAAVAGTVSSAPTPTAPAAPAASAATPAAAVAVTDAVTAQQTQVNNKAVSVRMALYKLGIEKWQERPLLGWGLRTTPSLITESQRDMAGQHHMHLHNTYLDALVGLGVVGTGLLIAAFVLLLREALLAWRRGWVPVAGFWALIGSVGIVLVANNFDSLLWRFEYGRAPLEFLFGVCLAWGLIMRRAERVQRAAG; encoded by the coding sequence GTGACCGAGCGGGCGCTGCGCGCGCCGTCGCAGGTCGGTGCCGCCGCGCCGCGGGCCGCCGACACGGGTTATTCCGATGCCGATGGACTGTCGCCGTGGATGCGTCGCGTCGCGCTGTTCGCGCTGTCTTATCAGGCCTTTTTCGCGCTGACCGACATCGGCCTGTATCTGCGCCCCGAACTAGGCGCCGGCGTCCTGCTGCTGTTGCTGTGCTGCGCGGGCCGCCGCCCTTGGCGCGAATTGGCCGCACAGCCGGCGGTGCGCGCGCTGGCGTTGCTGGTCGCGTTCGTGATCGCGCAGGCGGTGTACGCGGCGGTGAGCGTCGCGCCGTCGATACCGCTGTCGGCGCAACTGTCCACCGCCGGCAAGCTGGTGCGGTTGGCGGTGTTCACCTGCGTGACCGGGTGGTGGCTGTCCTTGCTGCCGCGCGCGATCCCGCGCCTGGTGATGCTGATGGGCGCCGGCCTGTTGTTGTCGGTGCTGATCTATCTGCCGTGGACCCAAGGCGCGGCGCTGTGGAGCGGCCGGCTGCGTCCGGAGTTGGGCATCCAGGAAAATCTCAGCGGACAGCTGGCGGCGATGGGCGGCTGGCTGGCGCTGTGCCTGTCGATGGCCCTGTGGGCGCGGCGACGCGAGCGCGGCCGCGGCCTGGCGCTGGCGGCCGCTCTGTTCGCCTACGTCGGCTGCTTCTGCCTGCTGCTGTTCTCGCAGTCGCGCGGCGCCTGGCTGGCGTTCGCGGCGATCGTGCCGCTGGTCGTGCTGGGCTTGCTCTGGCATCTGCATCGCGCGCGCCAGGGCCTGGGCGCGATGCTGCCGGTGCTGGTGGCGGCGGCGATATCGCTGCTGCTGCTGTACGCCGCGCGCGATCTGATCGCGCTGCGTTTCGCCGGCACCGAGACCGTGGTCAGCGAGGCGCAGCAGGCCGCGGTCGCGGGCACCGTCTCCAGCGCGCCGACGCCGACCGCGCCGGCGGCACCGGCGGCGAGCGCCGCCACGCCTGCCGCGGCGGTAGCCGTGACCGATGCCGTCACCGCGCAGCAGACCCAGGTCAACAACAAGGCCGTCAGCGTGCGCATGGCGCTGTACAAGCTGGGCATCGAGAAATGGCAGGAACGGCCGCTGCTGGGCTGGGGCCTGCGCACCACGCCCAGCCTGATCACCGAGAGCCAGCGCGACATGGCCGGCCAGCACCACATGCATCTGCACAACACCTACCTGGACGCCCTGGTCGGTCTGGGCGTGGTGGGCACCGGATTGTTGATCGCGGCGTTCGTGCTGCTGCTACGCGAGGCCCTGCTGGCCTGGCGGCGCGGGTGGGTGCCGGTGGCGGGGTTCTGGGCGCTGATCGGCAGCGTCGGCATCGTGCTGGTGGCGAACAATTTCGATTCACTGCTGTGGCGGTTCGAGTACGGGCGCGCGCCCCTGGAGTTCCTGTTCGGGGTCTGCCTGGCCTGGGGGCTGATCATGCGCCGCGCGGAACGGGTGCAGCGCGCTGCCGGTTGA
- a CDS encoding energy transducer TonB: MTDNTLDHRETQPQATAVAAEPARNRTGLWLLVLLAAILAIWYLLSQRAPAPTALPDASIAPIPTQTTPADGSDAASGARKPVASAAKPKPTKPALTTPRETAPERIANRSPEPEYPATALRRGEGGDVLLRVNVGADGVPGEVDFVRRSSSRELDRAAQDAVKRWRFEPATRNGKPIPAVVEVPIEFKPQA; the protein is encoded by the coding sequence ATGACGGACAACACGCTGGACCATCGTGAGACTCAACCGCAGGCCACCGCGGTAGCCGCCGAGCCCGCGCGCAACCGTACCGGCCTCTGGCTGCTGGTGCTGCTGGCCGCGATCCTGGCGATCTGGTACCTGCTGAGCCAACGCGCGCCGGCGCCGACGGCGCTGCCGGATGCCTCGATCGCGCCGATCCCGACGCAAACCACGCCCGCCGACGGCAGCGACGCCGCCAGCGGCGCACGCAAGCCGGTCGCCAGCGCGGCCAAACCCAAGCCGACCAAGCCGGCCTTGACCACGCCGCGCGAGACCGCGCCGGAACGCATCGCCAATCGCAGTCCGGAACCCGAGTACCCGGCCACCGCGCTGCGTCGCGGCGAAGGCGGCGACGTGCTGTTGCGGGTGAACGTGGGCGCCGACGGCGTGCCGGGCGAGGTCGATTTCGTCCGCCGCAGCAGCTCGCGCGAGCTCGACCGCGCCGCCCAGGACGCGGTGAAGCGCTGGCGCTTCGAGCCGGCCACGCGCAACGGCAAGCCGATTCCGGCCGTGGTCGAGGTGCCGATCGAGTTCAAGCCGCAGGCGTAA
- a CDS encoding energy transducer TonB, whose product MSTPSPAPSRPVIDLAAWRPARKALWWVLGAFALGLILFALVWSRSDKHDFYRADGIAPPTAAGPNYAPLPAPMPGDEGSGVGPAPQAAPTPGADQPRLVETRPPAPPADAAIANNPAAPPPAAVASSDPKPIAGQNPSPRYPPAALRRGESGTVMVRARIGADGTPDEVAVATSSGSRMLDRAAQDAVRRWRFHPALANGQPVGGTVMIPITFDASR is encoded by the coding sequence ATGTCGACCCCGTCCCCCGCGCCGTCCCGTCCCGTGATCGATCTGGCCGCCTGGCGCCCCGCGCGCAAGGCCTTGTGGTGGGTACTGGGCGCGTTCGCGCTGGGCCTGATCCTGTTCGCCCTGGTCTGGTCGCGCAGCGACAAGCACGATTTCTACCGCGCCGACGGCATCGCCCCGCCGACCGCCGCCGGCCCCAACTACGCACCGCTGCCGGCGCCGATGCCCGGCGACGAAGGCAGCGGCGTCGGCCCCGCGCCGCAGGCCGCGCCGACGCCCGGCGCCGACCAGCCACGGCTGGTCGAGACCCGGCCGCCGGCGCCGCCCGCCGATGCCGCGATCGCGAACAACCCGGCCGCGCCGCCGCCGGCCGCGGTCGCCAGCTCCGACCCCAAGCCGATCGCGGGCCAGAATCCGTCGCCGCGCTATCCGCCCGCCGCCTTGCGCCGCGGCGAAAGCGGCACGGTGATGGTGCGCGCGCGCATCGGCGCCGACGGCACGCCCGATGAGGTGGCCGTGGCCACCAGCAGCGGCTCGCGCATGCTCGACCGCGCCGCCCAGGACGCGGTGCGGCGCTGGCGCTTCCACCCGGCCCTGGCCAACGGCCAGCCGGTCGGCGGCACCGTGATGATCCCGATCACATTCGATGCCAGTCGCTGA
- the serS gene encoding serine--tRNA ligase, translating to MLDPVLLRQQPAELAARLRDTRGYVLDASALESLESERKQIQIRTQELQNLRNTRSKAIGQAKAKGEDVAALLAEVAGFGDELKASELRLDEIRSQIEAVALSIPNLPHESVPAGKDEAGNVEQHRWGTPRAFDFAVKDHVELGARNGWLDGDTAAKLSGARFTVLRSQLARLHRALAQFMLDLHVDQHAYQETNVPLLVNADSMRGTGQLPKFEDDLFATVVGEGEAASKRYLIPTSEVPLTNIVRDEIVDDAALPLRMTAHSMCFRAEAGSHGRDTRGMIRQHQFEKVELVTIARPHESYDEHERMTRCAEVVLEKLGLPYRRMLLCTGDMGFAATKTYDLEVWLPSQDTYREISSCSNCEAFQARRMQARWRNPATDKPEPVHTLNGSGVAVGRALIAVMENYQNADGSITVPEALRPYMGGAERID from the coding sequence ATGCTCGATCCTGTCCTGCTGCGCCAGCAACCCGCCGAACTCGCCGCGCGCCTGCGCGATACCCGCGGCTACGTCCTCGACGCGAGCGCGCTGGAGTCGCTGGAAAGCGAGCGTAAGCAGATCCAGATCCGCACCCAGGAACTGCAGAACCTGCGCAACACCCGTTCCAAGGCGATCGGCCAGGCCAAGGCCAAGGGCGAGGACGTGGCCGCGCTGCTGGCCGAGGTCGCCGGCTTCGGCGACGAGCTCAAGGCCAGCGAGCTGCGCCTGGACGAAATCCGCAGCCAGATCGAGGCCGTCGCGCTGAGCATCCCGAACCTGCCGCACGAGTCCGTGCCGGCCGGCAAGGACGAGGCCGGCAACGTCGAGCAGCACCGTTGGGGCACGCCGCGCGCGTTCGATTTCGCGGTCAAGGACCACGTCGAACTCGGTGCGCGCAACGGCTGGCTGGACGGCGACACCGCCGCCAAGCTGTCGGGCGCGCGCTTCACCGTGCTGCGCAGCCAGCTCGCGCGCCTGCATCGTGCGTTGGCGCAGTTCATGCTGGACCTGCACGTGGATCAGCACGCGTACCAGGAAACGAACGTGCCTTTGCTGGTCAACGCCGATTCCATGCGCGGCACCGGCCAGCTGCCGAAGTTCGAGGACGACCTGTTCGCGACCGTGGTCGGCGAGGGCGAGGCCGCCAGCAAGCGTTACCTGATCCCGACCTCGGAAGTGCCGCTGACCAACATCGTGCGCGACGAGATCGTCGACGACGCGGCGCTGCCGCTGCGCATGACCGCGCATTCGATGTGCTTCCGCGCCGAGGCCGGCAGCCACGGCCGCGACACCCGCGGCATGATCCGCCAGCACCAGTTCGAGAAGGTCGAGCTGGTCACCATCGCGCGTCCGCACGAGAGCTACGACGAGCACGAGCGCATGACCCGCTGCGCCGAAGTCGTGCTGGAAAAGCTGGGCCTGCCGTACCGCCGCATGCTGCTGTGCACCGGCGACATGGGCTTCGCCGCCACCAAGACCTACGACCTGGAAGTGTGGCTGCCCAGCCAGGACACCTACCGCGAGATTTCCTCGTGCTCCAACTGCGAGGCCTTCCAGGCCCGCCGCATGCAGGCGCGCTGGCGCAACCCGGCCACCGACAAGCCCGAGCCCGTGCACACCCTCAACGGCTCCGGCGTCGCCGTCGGCCGCGCCCTGATCGCGGTGATGGAGAACTACCAGAACGCCGACGGCTCGATCACCGTGCCCGAAGCGCTGCGTCCGTACATGGGCGGCGCCGAACGCATCGACTGA